DNA sequence from the Malus sylvestris chromosome 10, drMalSylv7.2, whole genome shotgun sequence genome:
GATAGCTTGAAAAAATCCCACAACCCAGAAAAGGCTTGCACACTGAAACCCTGCCAAGTCAGTTTACACTGACTGCTCGCCAAGATGTAAACAATCTGGGCTCCAACTATTATCCACCACGACAAACTCAATACAAGAGACGCACCTAGCAACCCTAAACCCAGCTTGTACACAGCAACCCAGCTCAGCAATAAATGCACCCCAAAAGTAGCTGCTGATATGTAAGCACTTGGGGCCACAATTCGTTGTGCTTGGAGAAACTTTTGAATGGGGAAGTTTATGGCGTAGGCAAATATTTGAGGGATGAGACCGTAGACAAAGACGGCGGCGGCTGAGGCCACGGCGGTTGGTTCGCCGAGTaaaagcaacaagggttttgcGAGGAGAAAGACTGCCAGAAGTGGGAGGCCAGTGAGAGAGAGGACTATGATTGCTCTTTGAAGGTATATGCTTAACATGTCATACTTTTGGGCACCGTAGGCTTGCCCACATAGAGTCTCCACTGCACTTCCCATGCCTAGCTGCAAGAAACAAgagccaaaccaaaaaaatcattaaagaGATAAGAATGACAACACACGACCGCATGTTATGTTGTTATACTGTCAATCTAAAATGTTTTTGCATGTGATCGTTCGAGGAGATTGAAAACGTTCATCAACTGAATTCTAATCTTAATAATTGACATTCTAATTTATAACACAAGCCGTAGGGCACATAAAGTTATATTGATAATTGTACCATGAGGCCATAGGCCAAGAGTTGGATGCCGCTGTTGCCGAGAGTGGCGGCGGCCAGCTCAAGATTGCCGAGGTGGCCGGCGAAGATACGAGTGGAAAGTGACATGGAGTTGTTAATGACATAAACCGAGACGGCGGGGGCAGCAAGGCGAAAGAGGAGCTTGAGTTCGATCCATGTGGCCATGCGGAGTCGCTTGAATGGGGGCAATTGGGTGTCGGACAGCACCGTCTCGAGTAGAAAGTCCACACGGTCTCCATTGCTGGAGGCTTCTGCTGCCGGTTCCTGTTCGGAGGCTAAGATGGGTTGGTGGAGTTGGCCTTGAGACATCTCTGGACGGGAAACGTTGTGGTGTATGTGGGTAGCAGTGTGCCACAGTTGGATGCATAGAGAGAAATGGTGCTTGGAATTTCGAAAGTATATGCTTTGAGGGCATTAATAATCCACTTTAGATAACGATTTCATGTTCTCACACTTTTTTCCGTGGACACAAGTGTTTAGgcttcaattaatttattagtattctttttttattttgtaagcaAATTATGATAGAATTAGAGTTCTAGTTTTTCcaattcgacaaaaaaaaaagggagtgtAATTGATTAGGTTTTTTAGGTCAAAGGAAGACTTTATAATCAATCGTGCAGATATTTCTTTTTTCATTATTGGGAGAGAAAATGCGCTAAATATGAATCTCGTGTCTCCTAAAAAACAAAGGTGTAAatacaaaattgaaatttacaaaGCAAATGTGGAGAGAACGTTGGCTATGAAAGATTTAAAGTTAATATGTCGGAGCGGACAAATTTCTTAAGGTCATGGTACTTGAACCGACACGATGAGAAATGTTAATTAGCATCAGAAAAGTAGGTGTACACTGTACTTCACTTACTATGTGAACAGGTGAAAGAAGACTCACCCATGAAGGGCGACCACTGTAAGGCCCCGACTCTGTCATTCTCCCAATAAAATTCGATTTCTATCAAAATTATTGATATGATAATCACTTTTGAACTAAATTTGGTACCAGATTACGTTACGAaatgttaaattttaattttattcccACATAAACAGTCTTTTGATTAAATTATTAACACGAGAACCGTTTATCTGATTAGGCCTATATAATATATGCATGATCATATCTCCATGCATGCGTAACTACACACATTTGTGAACTCCAATATATATAGGAAGCCCTTTAGGAGCAGGAATCCGTTCTGCTCATAAATGCACCATATATATGCTATGGTTTAAtagtttaattgacaattaaacTCAAGAtggttaattatttttagttaAGCTAACCTCTGTTCTCCAGTCAATTCGAAATGTGACCCAAAATAagataaggtcatctccaaccgaagggtctagAGGGTCAGAGGGtcgaaaattgttttcaattgAGGGTCAGGTCAAATGGCTCATGGGCCTCACTTGACAAAAAATGATCAAAGGACCAACCTACCGGCCCAAACCAGCCAGCTAGTCGACCTCAGGCCGGccaaaatttgaattccaacggTAACTAGTTGACGTCAACTAacagttattttattttattttttacagttttttttttacaattttttttttctataacttcctcagccattaaataatattaaacgttagttaccgttggatttgaatttttttttggccaaaattaaaaataaaatctcattttccctataaatttaagttgttgtagtttttaaatttaaataataaattatatttgcccctatgaccctttggccctcggttggagatggttctttgtgacaaggctaaaacgagccctatggccctttggctctTGGTTGGAGATTATAAGAAATATGGTCCTGCActgttgttgaccctaaaaactaccaagcctacatggcACGCAGGcagagtaactaatgagctaactacgtcattcggtaatatgcggggtgtgccaactcgtaGGCCGAGGtataaaatgtgttgatgttgcgttgagcgcgcagctgacttctcgatcttgtgACTGCagtcgaggaaggaacactctcggccttcgggttttagagcctgaagacaaggctcctagttctgcgaagttcacaaatcgtcgacgCCGGATTCGATCATTGTGATTATATTCGTtaaagtataagcacgccgaatcgacaccagactATATGGGCACAAGTACGCAAAACAAATGTACgtcttgattgtgaaagtggTTCAGCCGTCAGAATGCTgaactctaaaacctacttgTGAATACCCAATCATAAACAACTgggcgttcaatgtgccgagctcAATAattcgtaacacctcacttcgccgagaaggctaatgagatgacatctgccaataaggattcaaaaatcattctcgaccgagacttggatagataaccaatcgGTCTTGACGCagtactgtttatccaaactgaaggtgctccgcgGTCACCTGATTCTAAggcaacagtgctgtttatccaaactgaagatgtgcaccggttgccttcacaatgttgtttatccaaactgaagatatgtctgcaaaagaagaaaataaaaaatcttaagatcgttgagaggtttcgcgaaagcgagggtttgcgcagggtagtttttgtgttgaattggagggcgCTTCTTTGATGTCATCCCtcccctatttatagtagcCAACCTGCATTGAATCACAATCATTCTCGGATTAGAACTCATTTCCCCGATCCAACTTTATCTTGGCCAATCCTActcctactaggactttgaacttaACTCATTATCAGGCCGCATACAATCTCAAACTCCAACATCCTTATCTTGTCGAAACTCCTTCTCGTAATAGGATTCACCCACATCCTACAGATTCCCGATGGGACACGGCCATCTTTGACTGCATGTCCCATGAGTTGGATAACCCCCAACGACCCCTAAGCACGGCCTCTGggccgagaacaattctaaactcggcccaaaccagTATTTTTTTGCCCAAACaactgttcattaaaaaattaatttttttgagggccctctggccctccttcagttggagatggcctaacaaTCTATATAGAAGTACCTCCTATCATCCCACTCCATATTTCCTgagaaaagaaatatataaacTGTAACTAAAAACAGATACAAGAGGAGAAATGGTAAAGAAAAAATGACATtaaaagttgaaacaaacatgTATACCTGAGCTCTAAAGGCAAACCCATGTTAAAGTTTCAAAGAGATGGGTAGCTATGCAACATTAGTAGTATTGGTACTATCTTCCACTTAATTATTTGTGCAATCAGTGAATATCGAGTTTTTATATAAAAGGCAATGATGCAATTACAAGtgaaataatttaatataagttattatttattttgtaagaTAACCAATGTgggatattttaaatttttatacaaAAGTATTGATACtattaaaagtaaaattatttaatataagttataaattattttaagaAATGACCGATGTGACCCATTTTGCTTTATTCAACCCCGGAAAGCCAGTGATGTAGTAGGCATCCCGCGTTAACTATGCCAAAAATGCTTTGCCGTCGATGATCCACACCCAACAGCCACTCCTTTATTTGCATCccaaaaatgaattaaaaatcaaaacaaaactaataaaaatgatttgaaaattttaagtttaaacgataagaacaaaataaaaggtaaatcaaatagtaccagtattgattttttaatgtaaaaatatgatttttcattaaaataaacagtactatAAGTTTTTCATTGAAATTCTCTTAAATCAAATCAAAAAGCACCAAAAGGAAAAGACGGATATTCGTTGCAACTGAACAGTATAAgagacaaaaaataatttaatttggaCCACGTACGATTTTAATGTTCAACTACCAGTACCACCAACATGTGATGCTGAGTAGTAGGAGAAGATCGGTACCATCTAATTAAGTAATTAAGCAGCCACAGGACAAGATTTTGCATCATCAGGTACCACCTTCTTTCAGAGGGAGAAATAGCTAAGAATTAAGAGGGAGATTCCAAGCGAACAAAGTTCTCTATTTTGTGAGGATGGAGGAAAGGACGTATattatacccatttttattcttttttaatttgtaaagaAGATTTCACAATTCGAAACTGTGACTTTTCAATTACAAAGAAAAAATATTTCCGTACGTAATAAGTGTCAATTATCGATCAAACAAAGATAAGTACTCAATTAATAAGTCTTGCTTTAGTGATAAACATAAACCGACAGAATATTTGTCAATTGTTGTGGTGTAGATTCTCCCAATCAAGTTAATCAACCATGCAAGCAAGGATCAGCTGCATATTACTTAAGTTAAAAGAGTAATGctaaagagattaaatttgtaggaagttttttttttttttttttttgtaaattaaatgacatagaagtaattattggattattacttaaatattgataaaCGAGAGTAGGATTTTTTCCCTTCCTAGTATCCttccccttccctcccctcctatttgaaagGTTATGTtacagttaagtcacgtcaacgttttgtattaattttttaatagtcaaaagaagataaaaagcaaCATGTGAGAGGAGGGAGAAGGGGATGTGAATAGGAGATGAGAGAATCATACTtctgataaacgtgctcatttcctatcggtgacacattatttagtttgcaaattttgtctataatttagtcttcctaagATTActctaaattaaataataattaaggtacgtaaacaaaagaaaaagtacaGAATAAGAAAATGGACATGCAAACGGATACTCTCCATAAGGATCCTGAGGATCCTCTAATTGTGTCCATTCATTGTATATCCTACGGTCAGTTTTCatcagatactatttatatttaatttaaaataaaaatatttaaaataatttttaatcacacgatgtacgatgaacagacacGATTTGAAGATTCTAATAATCCTCATAAAGAGCATCCTCATTCCAAAAATTTGTTCCCATGTGTTTAACGTGAAATTCTACTTACCCGACAAAACAGGTTCAATGTCGTTGAGAATGGTAGGTGTATGAACCTGTTGAGAATGGTAGATATTGTCGGACCAGGCatctacttttttttctttttttctttgttcttgttttaTATGGCATACATCCATCTTATTCTTAATTTATactaattattttctttatttttgattTTCATTCTCTATTAATCTGCTAATTTAGGTCGAACACAGAAAATAATTAGTATTAAACATCAACGATGTAGAGATCAAAAATTGACGACATAAGTGTCATATATTGACGACATAAGTGTCATATATTGAAGACATTAAAAAGCTGAAGTTTTCAGAAATTAcgaatttaaaatttgaatagTATGGCCAATTTTCTGTGGTGGAATTATTCTAAGTATTTCTATTGGAATTGCTATGTACGTTTTCGATTTTCTATTGATTATATTTGACTCTTAATCTGGCCTGATTGACCCAATCATGATATTGAAGATGGGACATATTCTCGAAAAAACTCCAGATCCAAAGGATCTGAAGATGGTGCAACATCAAATCCTGTCGCATTACTTCGAATGGACCTTAGCCCGCCTGACTTGCTTTCTGTACTGCGTAAGGGGCATAAGGGCAtcgggagcatttttgctcacagTATGGTGTATGTTCATCATCCTATTTATTATAGTTAGATGAGTATGAATTTCAAAATTCATGTAATGGATgggcacaaatctcaaaattcaactCACCTAACGatgataaataaaatgataaacatacaccacactaaatgaTGATGAACAAAAATGCACTCGAAGGGCATCTGCGAAGTACTTTTAGTGGTGCCACCACTATAAGTTTAATCCACCATGAAAAACTACGACATGAGGAAATACACGCAAATTTGGTAAGATTAAATTTGGTAAAGGAGTACAATATATGGCGGAGTAGGTTCATCACTTGCAAAACAAGAATATATTTTGGCTGCAATCTAAATTTACATGCAATCTTTATAATGGTGACGGTTACAACTTACAATATGATCAACCACGCGCGATTTCCTAAACTTTTTTACAAAAAACTTATTACAGAAGCAAGCAAGAATCATGAATCTGTAGGATTGGAAGCACAAACTTGAAGTCAGATCGCCGCAGGTATAGTTTCACGACAGTCTTGTGTCGATTAGCTTGGGGTGATCTGCATAAACAACGAACCATTTCACGAATTCTCCTTCAAGGACTGACATGTTTGCCTCGAGGGAAAAGTTAATTACAGAAGCGTCATAAGAACCATGGCCGAAGCGAGGAGTAGAGAAAGCATCACACCATCATGGTATAGACCTGGAGAACATCAGAGCATATGCTTTAGCCTTTAATGTGCGTGGTATAAGTGTCGGCATACACTGTGGTTTTGTATGTACATAATGCTCAAACTGTTCTGCGACTAGTTCCTAAGTTTTGTTCCTAAGGATAACCACAACTTTGAATGCCTTACATACTCCAATTGGGGACCGCTCAAATAAGTTAAATCATCATCGACGAAGATTAATTAATGAATGAATTTACTCACCACTTTCAGCAGATGCTGCTGCAGGAAGTGCAGGAATCTTGACACCTGAAAGTCCAACAAAGTCAGGCAGAAATCATGAGCGCACTACTAAATGAAAAATACAGCCGCATAAGAAAGTACTGCAACATGCAGGGTACTCCATGGAAATGAATAAACAGAAACAGCTTGCTTGCACATACGTTTACTGCAAGATGAAGCTGCCCCTTGAGAGGTGGGCCAGGGAGCTGGAATGTTATCATTCAGATCACAAAGGAAGCTGACACCTGAACTGTCAAATGTGGCATCGGAAGGCAGGCTTGGCAAAAGACATCCAGACACTATCACGCAAAAGTAAAAAGAATGACCAGTTTACAAGATTAGA
Encoded proteins:
- the LOC126587015 gene encoding protein DETOXIFICATION 40-like, producing MSQGQLHQPILASEQEPAAEASSNGDRVDFLLETVLSDTQLPPFKRLRMATWIELKLLFRLAAPAVSVYVINNSMSLSTRIFAGHLGNLELAAATLGNSGIQLLAYGLMLGMGSAVETLCGQAYGAQKYDMLSIYLQRAIIVLSLTGLPLLAVFLLAKPLLLLLGEPTAVASAAAVFVYGLIPQIFAYAINFPIQKFLQAQRIVAPSAYISAATFGVHLLLSWVAVYKLGLGLLGASLVLSLSWWIIVGAQIVYILASSQCKLTWQGFSVQAFSGLWDFFKLSAASAVMLCLEVWYTQVLVLIAGLLKNPELALNSLAVCMSLNGVFFMVSVGFNAAASVRVSNELGSGNPKSAAFSVIVVTSVSLAFAVVEAVVVLSLRDVISYAFTSGETVAKAVSHLTPYLAVTLVLNGIQPVLSGVAVGCGWQAFVAYVNVGCYYVVGIPCGCVLGFVFDLGAEGIWSGMIGGTLMQTLILLWVTFRTDWDKEVDNAKSRVEKWDDKEQPLLKS